The window GAGTTAAGTGCAGCAAAGAAATTATCCGAATGCGGAACAACCGTACCAAGATATTTCTTAACGAGCTCCGGGTGGTTCTGAATCGCCTCAGACATCGAACAGAAGATAACTCCAACCGCCTCAAGCTCCTTCTTAAAGGTCGTTACAACCGATACCGAATCAAATATAGCATCTACTGCAACCCCCGAGAGGGCCTTCTGCTCACTAAGAGGAATGCCCAACTTCTCATAGGTCTTTAGAAGCTCTGGATCGACCTGATCAAGGCTGGTCAACTCTGCCTTTCTCTTGGGAGCTGAGTAGTAAATGATGCTTTTATAATCAATTGGGGGATAGTTAACGAAGGCCCAGTGCGGCTCACTCATCTCACACCAGCGCCGATACCCCTTTAGACGCCACTCCAGCATCCATTCAGGCTCGCCCTTCTTCTTGGAGATAAATGTAATAGTATCTTCGCTCAACCCTGGAGGAGCTTCATCCGCCTCGATATCGGTATAGAAGCCGTACTTATACTCTCGGCTAGTAAAATCATCTAAGATATCGGTACTCATATGTGAATCAAATGCCTTTCCTTAAACGCTGCGGCCACACAGGATACCCAATATCAGGCCCCATGTCTTCGTTTGGGTCCGTTTTTGGTTAACGTGCTCACCAGCAGCGTGATGGTATCAATCTTGAAGATTTTATTCAAGTATAGCACAAACTTAGCTGGCTGCCGCTAGTTGCGCAACTACTTGAATTTACAACTAATCTATAATTAGCAAGGACACGGCCGGGAATATTGGGGCGGGGCCATCCGGATTTTGGAAGAGCCATTTGAGCAGGCTCTGATAGAAACCAAAGAGCGGAATCTGGTCGGCTACCTGCTGACGCACCTGCTCACGTCGAGACTTAAATCCAGCGTGGCTTTCACGTGTCAGATGCTCGCGTTCGCGCCAAAAATTACTTAGGGGCTGGATTTGAATCTCAAACATCTTATCGTTCCAGATCACAACCGACTTGATCGCCTCCCAACCACTGCCCTTCTCTGTTTCCTGCAGATAGTCCTTAGTTTCAATGAAATTAAGCTGCTCCGTTCGAGCATCAAGCTCCATCCCAAACTCAGACAGAACCTTATAATCCCAAGCAATTTTAGTAAGTGCGTGGTGCAGCTCGAGCCCCTCAGAGCTCGATCCAACTACGATCTTAATACCAAAAACATCTTTTACATATTTGCTCAGATGCCGAAGCTCTTTGTCGCGAGTCACGAAGGAATCAAGCCCGAAGATCTCATCGACTACCTTATTCCAAAGCTCTTCCTCTGCTTTTATACGGCTAATGATCTTATTAATTCCGTACCTGTTAGGCTCAATCGGTTGGTACTCTACTACATTGGCTACGAGCGTCGGTGCCACCCAGCTGGAGCCATCATAATACTGCAACTTTCTAAGCTGCCTACTACCAAGGTCAAGGTCGATCGTCGAATAGAGGTTCTGCGAAGAGATGGGCTGCGTCAGTGTAAAGCGCTCCGAGGTTGTTGGAACCTCTCCGATTACAACGCTCTGAAGCTGATATGGACCAACATACGAGGTGCACAACAGCTCACACAACCGATGCAGGCTCTCCTCGCCCTTTATTATCATGCGATCAAATGCAGCGCGGCAGGTGCGCAGATGGCTTCTAGAAAATCGCATCTCATGGGTGCGATCTGGCTCCTGCTCCAACTCCTTGCGCACCGTATCAAGATATAGAACAAGCTCGTTTAAGAGCGGCTCCTGACTCACCATCCACAACGGCGAATGGGCGTGGGAATCCTTGCTGTGAGGTCCGTCTACTAGAGTCTCGTTAAATGGGTGGTTCATTTAGTAAGAGGTAGCACTAAGAGTTAGGTGCTGAGAAGATCTGATGTTCATATGCAGTGAGAAATATGCAGTGAGAAATATGCAGGGAGAAATATGCAGGGGAAAATGTAGCGCTATGGAACGCCTCTCCAGAAAAGGAGCCACTATGCACGGTCGGAGGGAATTGAACCCCCAACCTGCGGATTTGGAATCCGCTGCTCTACCAATTGAGCTACGACCGTAAGTGGTCGCTATGCTACCACATTCAAAAAGAAAAGGAATTGGTGAGGGTGGGTTTCGAACCCACGTAGACATAAGTCAGCAGATTTACAGTCTGCCCCCTTTAACCACTCGGGCACCTCACCATAATGAGTGTGTTGATCGTGCTCCGCCCCCTGCCCGCGACCATAGACCATAGACCAAACAAAGCCTAAGTTCGGGTATGAAAGCAGCTGGAGCCCAGGACGGAACTCGAATCCGTGACCTCTTCCTTACCAAGGAAGTGCTCTACCAACTGAGCTACATGGGCGCGTCACGTTCAACGAGCCGGCATTATGGTCAATAAGAGGGATCAAGTAAATACTATGGGGGGTTACCGCGGTTAGGGAATTGAAATTTCTTTCAAGCTCTTATAACCTATGCTCAGAAACTATTGTTTTGGGGTCCCTACCCCATCTCATACGCTGGCATAGCTCAATTGGTAGAGCAGCTGATTTGTAATCAGCAGGTTCCCCGTTCAAGTCGGGGTGTCAGCTCCAAGTAAAACATCTAACTATTCACCCTAGTATAGGCTTGTCGCTGGTTAATATGACTAAGACTTGCACATCTACGGATTCCCTTTCTGCCCTCTTTCAATTTATTCCGCTGCTTGAAGAAGGTGCCTTTAAATCCGCCCTATCGGTCTATATTTCAACCGGAGAACATCTTCCGGCGATGCACGATCTTAAGGCCAAGCTGTGCGAGGCAGATCTCGCACTCCCTGATTTTAATTGGCTGCAATGGGTGGATCAGGCGCAGCCATACTTACAGAATCCTACGACTCTCTCCACTGCCAGCCTAGACGATCTGCGCAGACTCACTACCATCGCAGTAAATGCCGACGTGTTAAACGCAAGCCTCTTTCCACACCTCTGCTCATCTGGATTTATGCAACACCTGCTAATACGCCTGCGCATAATCAAGAATGTGTGATCAACTGATTATTCGGCGCATTGCATCAATCTCAGTAGAACTTAAGTCTCCGCGCCTCTCGGTAATCTCAAGCAGCTGTTGTGCAAGGGCACGGTAGAGCTCGGCCAGGCTAGCGTCACTCGTATGGAGCGCTGCAATCTGCTTACTGACGAGATCTACTTCTCCCCGAATAACGAGACCGGTCAAAGCTCTAGTAGTGCCCAACGCTAATACATTATCAACCGTCCCCTGCACGATAGAAGGGAAGAAACTCTGAATAGTTTGTTCGGAGAGCCCCGCACTCCGATAGAGCCTCTGAGCAACATCGAGCACAGCAACGATGTAATTACTCGCAAATACATGCCCGGCATGACATAGCATCTTCGCTTCAGCAGTGATTTCAAAAGACCGCCCCCCGATCTTTTCGCACAGCTCGGTTAAAGATCTAACCGCCCTAGCGTCCCCCTCAACCGCGCATACCGTGCCTGGAAAAGCTCTGAATGCGTGCTCTGGATCAGCGAAGCTCCGGATCGGATGAAGAGTTCCAAGTGCCGCGCCACTGCAACTAAGGGGCTCTAAAACATGGGAATCCAGCGCGCCACTTACATGAAATATACAAGCATCTGCTGATAGCGTAGTTAGCCCTGCAAGGGTCTCTACGACTCCTGGTATGGCTCTATCATCACAGGCGATCATCCACAGATCTGCACAGGGCAACTGAGATATCTGCTCAACAATTGCAGCAGACCCTAATATCCTCTTAGCCCTAGTGGCAGACTCAATTGAGCGATTACAGATTGCAACCTGATCTACCACCTGCTGCTCTACAAGCAACGCACCCAGGCACTGTCCAACCTTTCCACAACCGATGATATTAAGGTTCTTCATAGTTAGCGTAGCAATAAGAAAAAGAGCGCATTAATCATAACTGGAATTACTGCTGCCAGCACTAACTTGCCCTGAGAGATGCCACCATCAAAAAACCTGGCGAGCAGCGAATGCCCGATCGGATTCGGAGCATTCGCTATGATCGTAAGGCCCCCTGCCGCTATCGCTCCAGCTGTAACAAAGTAGCGCAGCTCAGGAGAACTGTTCGGTACCAGAGATGCAAGGTACGTTATCGAAGCATTATCGTTAAAAGCAGAGAGGCCAATGCTCGTAAAAAAGAGTGGCAGATTACTTATTCGCATTAACACCGGCTCAATCCACCAGGCCTGAAAGGCACCGTGAATTACCAAACCTGCCAGGAAGAATCCGATTAGGAGTGGCGCACGTAACGACACCGCCCGCTGAAAGTGTCGTGTCGCATCAACAAAAGCTAGGAAGAATAGAAACCCGATAATAATTAAGCGCGGGCTACCTGCTTGTACGATAGTCCATACAAGAAACATAATGTTCCCAACGATTACTCCAACCGGTACCGATTTCTCATGAATCGGATGCTCCGCATCAAAGCACGTTACCTTCGCCCGCAGTCCTTGCAGCTCATCTCGAAAGATCAGGTAGTAGGCCGTTGTTGCAACGAGCACCGCTCCAACTGCTCTAATTCCAAAGGTCCAGAACATAAAAGGGGTGTCCCATCCCCACTTATCGGCCACCAATAACACCGGAGGTGCCGCAAAGTTGGTCAAAGCCCCTCCGATAGATACGTTACAGAACAACAGCGCCAGGGTCGCATAACAGAGCTTCTTAGATGGCCTATACCTAAAGAAGTGTTGTCCAAGCAGCACGGCACAAACGGTCATCGCAGCCGGCTCCGTTATAAGGGAGCCAAGGATCGGGCCTATAATAAGGATACTTAGCCACCAGGATGCCGGAGTAGCTCCAGTTAAACGTGCTACAACAGCGAGCAATCTCTCCACGAGATACAATATCGGTTGGGTTGAGGCGATCGCCATTACGATTACAACGAAAACCGCCTCGGTAAAATGAACTGAGTGCTCTAGAAAAAACTTGGCGGGCTCCCACCCCTTTGCAAATACAACCGCAGCTAGCAGTGGCAGTGCCCAGACACCAAAGACAGCCTCTATCTCTCCGAGATAGTGCATAAAAACCGCTCGAAAGCTAACCGGCTCCTCAACATTCTCCCTAGCAGCATCATTACTCTCAAGCCACCTGAGGTGGTGCTGCTCCTCAATTCGCCTAGCTATTCCCAGGAATAGCGGCGCGCAAAAGGTATGGATAATGGCTAGCAGGAATATAATAGTGGCAACAAGATTAAGGGGCTCAGACGAGATACGACCGGCAAGCACCTCCATCAACGATCCGATCTGAGGATCTCCGTACGTAGAGAGGGGCCTCGGAAAGAGAGCTTCAGATATACCGGTTGCCTCGACGGAGAAACGCCTAGCAAGCCAATCACAGAACTCAAGACCTAAAGCCATATGAATAGGATAGGACGCGAGCCTATATCTGTATAGCCAACTTTACGTAGCGGAGAGATACTTCTAATGCCTACAGCTGGCACTCCTGGGAATCTAACAAAGTAATATCAGCAGGGATAGAGCTCTGCTTATCTGCCAAGCCCCGCACGGTAACGGCACCCTTAACCTTTACGAGATGCGGGAACACCACATCTCCAGAAACCACAAAGCTTTGGGCATCAACAAGTGACGGCACTACCTTTATACGCGCCTCAAAGTCTTTTATCAGCCCGTACGAAGCGTTATCGAGCACTACAGATGGCAATCCAGGAAGTGTGCGAGCGGGGTTGATCGTTATCGTAAAGTTCTTGGTCAGTTGATAGACATCTGAACGCACAACCAAAAGATCGTTGTTTGATTTAACCGGGGCAAATCTAGTACGTGGAACTTGCAGAGCCCGCGCCCCCTCAAACACCTCGATAGCCGCCCCCATCGCTGTTTCAATCTGAATAACTCGACGACTACCACGGTCGCGTGGATTAACCGTCTTTTTATTGCTTATAAGGGGTAGTGGAATGCTGCCATCATGCTCCCGTGCTACCCGCACAACGGCCTCAAGATCGAGCCAGATATTGTTGGTGTTAAAGTGTCGGTACTTTGCGATATCCTGAAACTCTGGGATGATCTCTCCAGCCGGGGTTGTTGGAGCCTGGCTACTTTCACGCAGTACGAGGCGTCCGGATCCCTTTCGTCGCGCCAGGTGTCCACCCTTAGCATCGGCCTTAGTTCGCTCCGCGGTTTCCATCAGAAAGGGTGCCC is drawn from Pseudomonadota bacterium and contains these coding sequences:
- a CDS encoding UTP--glucose-1-phosphate uridylyltransferase, producing the protein MRRDGLPPAVIRNFERLFNDVLAGKTGVITEAEIEPLGEIDCFSKVTACNTTTEEGTRLLSKLAVVRLNGGLGTTMGLERAKSLLCVRNNLTFNDIIAHQLDELGKITGVAIPLVHMTSFSTDSDVQQAMKPYGDLSPAGLPQSFLQHRHPKIYIDTMSPVRESIDELNWNPPGHGDIYAALLATGLAERLLALGKRYLFVANADNLGATIEPAILGYFAASGAPFLMETAERTKADAKGGHLARRKGSGRLVLRESSQAPTTPAGEIIPEFQDIAKYRHFNTNNIWLDLEAVVRVAREHDGSIPLPLISNKKTVNPRDRGSRRVIQIETAMGAAIEVFEGARALQVPRTRFAPVKSNNDLLVVRSDVYQLTKNFTITINPARTLPGLPSVVLDNASYGLIKDFEARIKVVPSLVDAQSFVVSGDVVFPHLVKVKGAVTVRGLADKQSSIPADITLLDSQECQL
- a CDS encoding DUF2520 domain-containing protein produces the protein MKNLNIIGCGKVGQCLGALLVEQQVVDQVAICNRSIESATRAKRILGSAAIVEQISQLPCADLWMIACDDRAIPGVVETLAGLTTLSADACIFHVSGALDSHVLEPLSCSGAALGTLHPIRSFADPEHAFRAFPGTVCAVEGDARAVRSLTELCEKIGGRSFEITAEAKMLCHAGHVFASNYIVAVLDVAQRLYRSAGLSEQTIQSFFPSIVQGTVDNVLALGTTRALTGLVIRGEVDLVSKQIAALHTSDASLAELYRALAQQLLEITERRGDLSSTEIDAMRRIIS
- a CDS encoding DUF6508 domain-containing protein is translated as MTKTCTSTDSLSALFQFIPLLEEGAFKSALSVYISTGEHLPAMHDLKAKLCEADLALPDFNWLQWVDQAQPYLQNPTTLSTASLDDLRRLTTIAVNADVLNASLFPHLCSSGFMQHLLIRLRIIKNV